A region from the Dendropsophus ebraccatus isolate aDenEbr1 chromosome 1, aDenEbr1.pat, whole genome shotgun sequence genome encodes:
- the BEST3 gene encoding bestrophin-3 isoform X1, with the protein MTVTYSSKVANATFFGFHRLLLKWRGSIYKLLYREFLLFMSLYTTLSVIYRFFLSESQKRYFEKLSLYCDRYAEQIPVTFVLGFYVTLVVNRWWNQFVNLPWPDRLMLLISSNVHGSDEYGRLLRRTLMRYVNLTSLLIFRSVSTAVYKRFPTMDHVVEAGFMTSDERKIFDNLQSPHLKYWVPVVWFGNLASKARTEGRIRDSVDLQIMLNEMNRYRSWCGLLFGYDWVGIPLVYTQVVTLAVYTFFFACIIGRQFLDPSQSYAGHDLDLYIPVFTLLQFFFYAGWLKVAEQLINPFGEDDDDFETNWCIDRNLQVSLLAVDEMHMNLPKMTRDIYWNDTDLRPPYTLAAADYCIPSFLGSTVQLGLLREDWLLDEEKHRRQPSVIRRVKRFLSVHEHPESPIRSTFSRQGSDASNMFFPVEPSHIGSYHEMPSRRPHLLHVKRRESAPKADLSVIRESSRSDVSDRQPSTDSNNTPSSPLQVPQVVVTTAAETVLQSNSQQQSTTSHSNTYKEEKDDPSQRGEKQNEQQPTELLSIENDQEVSVEKQNTEKATKEKQKPSHRWSETVFPTQNSLLGAQPPRTSLQNISLSLTLPNEAAEQENSFAVNRPQGQSEELMNLLEHINAKETDIVEFHDEKKETM; encoded by the exons ATTTTTTCTTTCAGAGTCTCAAAAACGTTATTTTGAAAAACTATCACTTTACTGTGACAGATATGCAGAACAAATCCCAGTTACCTTTGTGCTAG GTTTTTATGTCACTCTTGTTGTGAATCGATGGTGGAATCAGTTTGTAAATCTTCCTTGGCCTGACCGACTTATGTTACTCATCTCCAGCAATGTGCATGGAAGTGATGAGTATGGACGACTACTTCGCAGGACACTTATGCGTTACGTAAATCTTACATCATTGCTCATCTTTCGCTCTGTTAGTACTGCAGTTTACAAAAGATTCCCAACTATGGACCATGTTGTGGAAGCAG GATTCATGACATCagatgaaagaaaaatatttgatAACCTTCAATCTCCACATCTTAAATATTGGGTGCCAGTTGTTTGGTTTGGAAATTTAGCTTCAAAGGCCAGGACTGAAGGGAGAATTCGTGACAGTGTTGACCTACAAATAATGTTAAAT GAGATGAACCGGTATAGGTCCTGGTGTGGTCTCCTTTTTGGTTATGACTGGGTTGGTATTCCTCTGGTGTATACACAG GTAGTGACACTGGCTGTatatacattcttttttgctTGCATAATTGGTCGCCAGTTCTTAGACCCTTCACAATCGTATGCAGGACATGATCTGGATCTCTACATTCCCGTGTTTACTCTCCTCCAGTTCTTTTTCTATGCAGGATGGTTAAAG GTAGCTGAACAACTCATTAACCCATTTGGTGAAGATGATGATGACTTCGAGACTAACTGGTGCATAGATAGAAATTTACAG GTTTCCCTCTTGGCTGTAGATGAAATGCATATGAACTTACCAAAGATGACTAGAGACATCTACTGGAATGACACTGATCTACGACCACCATACACACTGGCAGCAGCTGACTACTGTATTCCTTCATTTTTGGGATCAACAGTTCAATTGGG ACTTCTACGGGAAGACTGGCTTCTTGATGAAGAAAAGCACAGGCGACAGCCTTCTGTTATAAGAAGAGTAAAAAGGTTTTTAAGTGTTCATGAACATCCCGAGTCTCCTATCAGATCTACATTTAGTCGACAAGGAAGCGATGCATCAAATATGTTTTTTCCTGTTGAACCCAGCCACATTGGTAGCTACCATGAAATGCCTTCTCGAAGACCCCACCTATTACATGTTAAAAGACGTGAATCGGCTCCTAAGGCAGATTTAAGTGTTATTCGGGAATCCAGCAGGTCAGATGTATCAGACAGGCAGCCTTCTACTGACAGTAACAATACACCTAGCTCACCTCTACAAGTGCCCCAAGTTGTGGTTACTACAGCTGCTGAAACCGTACTACAGAGTAACAGCCAGCAGCAGTCAACGACTTCTCACAGCAACACATATAAAGAGGAAAAGGACGATCCCAGTCAGCGTGGTGAGAAACAAAATGAACAGCAGCCTACTGAGCTTCTTTCTATAGAGAATGACCAAGAAGTAAGTGTAGAAAAGCAGAATACAGAAAAGGCGACAAAAGAAAAGCAGAAGCCTTCCCACAGGTGGAGTGAAACAGTGTTCCCAACACAAAATAGTCTTTTAGGTGCACAACCACCAAGGACATCATTACAAAATATCTCTCTGTCTTTGACATTACCAAATGAAGCTGCTGAACAAGAAAACAGCTTCGCTGTAAACAGACCGCAAGGTCAGTCTGAGGAACTGATGAATTTACTAGAACATATCAATGCCAAAGAAACTGATATAGTAGAATTTCACGATGAAAAGAAAGAAACTATGTAG
- the BEST3 gene encoding bestrophin-3 isoform X3 has protein sequence MLLISSNVHGSDEYGRLLRRTLMRYVNLTSLLIFRSVSTAVYKRFPTMDHVVEAGFMTSDERKIFDNLQSPHLKYWVPVVWFGNLASKARTEGRIRDSVDLQIMLNEMNRYRSWCGLLFGYDWVGIPLVYTQVVTLAVYTFFFACIIGRQFLDPSQSYAGHDLDLYIPVFTLLQFFFYAGWLKVAEQLINPFGEDDDDFETNWCIDRNLQVSLLAVDEMHMNLPKMTRDIYWNDTDLRPPYTLAAADYCIPSFLGSTVQLGLLREDWLLDEEKHRRQPSVIRRVKRFLSVHEHPESPIRSTFSRQGSDASNMFFPVEPSHIGSYHEMPSRRPHLLHVKRRESAPKADLSVIRESSRSDVSDRQPSTDSNNTPSSPLQVPQVVVTTAAETVLQSNSQQQSTTSHSNTYKEEKDDPSQRGEKQNEQQPTELLSIENDQEVSVEKQNTEKATKEKQKPSHRWSETVFPTQNSLLGAQPPRTSLQNISLSLTLPNEAAEQENSFAVNRPQGQSEELMNLLEHINAKETDIVEFHDEKKETM, from the exons ATGTTACTCATCTCCAGCAATGTGCATGGAAGTGATGAGTATGGACGACTACTTCGCAGGACACTTATGCGTTACGTAAATCTTACATCATTGCTCATCTTTCGCTCTGTTAGTACTGCAGTTTACAAAAGATTCCCAACTATGGACCATGTTGTGGAAGCAG GATTCATGACATCagatgaaagaaaaatatttgatAACCTTCAATCTCCACATCTTAAATATTGGGTGCCAGTTGTTTGGTTTGGAAATTTAGCTTCAAAGGCCAGGACTGAAGGGAGAATTCGTGACAGTGTTGACCTACAAATAATGTTAAAT GAGATGAACCGGTATAGGTCCTGGTGTGGTCTCCTTTTTGGTTATGACTGGGTTGGTATTCCTCTGGTGTATACACAG GTAGTGACACTGGCTGTatatacattcttttttgctTGCATAATTGGTCGCCAGTTCTTAGACCCTTCACAATCGTATGCAGGACATGATCTGGATCTCTACATTCCCGTGTTTACTCTCCTCCAGTTCTTTTTCTATGCAGGATGGTTAAAG GTAGCTGAACAACTCATTAACCCATTTGGTGAAGATGATGATGACTTCGAGACTAACTGGTGCATAGATAGAAATTTACAG GTTTCCCTCTTGGCTGTAGATGAAATGCATATGAACTTACCAAAGATGACTAGAGACATCTACTGGAATGACACTGATCTACGACCACCATACACACTGGCAGCAGCTGACTACTGTATTCCTTCATTTTTGGGATCAACAGTTCAATTGGG ACTTCTACGGGAAGACTGGCTTCTTGATGAAGAAAAGCACAGGCGACAGCCTTCTGTTATAAGAAGAGTAAAAAGGTTTTTAAGTGTTCATGAACATCCCGAGTCTCCTATCAGATCTACATTTAGTCGACAAGGAAGCGATGCATCAAATATGTTTTTTCCTGTTGAACCCAGCCACATTGGTAGCTACCATGAAATGCCTTCTCGAAGACCCCACCTATTACATGTTAAAAGACGTGAATCGGCTCCTAAGGCAGATTTAAGTGTTATTCGGGAATCCAGCAGGTCAGATGTATCAGACAGGCAGCCTTCTACTGACAGTAACAATACACCTAGCTCACCTCTACAAGTGCCCCAAGTTGTGGTTACTACAGCTGCTGAAACCGTACTACAGAGTAACAGCCAGCAGCAGTCAACGACTTCTCACAGCAACACATATAAAGAGGAAAAGGACGATCCCAGTCAGCGTGGTGAGAAACAAAATGAACAGCAGCCTACTGAGCTTCTTTCTATAGAGAATGACCAAGAAGTAAGTGTAGAAAAGCAGAATACAGAAAAGGCGACAAAAGAAAAGCAGAAGCCTTCCCACAGGTGGAGTGAAACAGTGTTCCCAACACAAAATAGTCTTTTAGGTGCACAACCACCAAGGACATCATTACAAAATATCTCTCTGTCTTTGACATTACCAAATGAAGCTGCTGAACAAGAAAACAGCTTCGCTGTAAACAGACCGCAAGGTCAGTCTGAGGAACTGATGAATTTACTAGAACATATCAATGCCAAAGAAACTGATATAGTAGAATTTCACGATGAAAAGAAAGAAACTATGTAG
- the BEST3 gene encoding bestrophin-3 isoform X2 produces MTVTYSSKVANATFFGFHRLLLKWRGFYVTLVVNRWWNQFVNLPWPDRLMLLISSNVHGSDEYGRLLRRTLMRYVNLTSLLIFRSVSTAVYKRFPTMDHVVEAGFMTSDERKIFDNLQSPHLKYWVPVVWFGNLASKARTEGRIRDSVDLQIMLNEMNRYRSWCGLLFGYDWVGIPLVYTQVVTLAVYTFFFACIIGRQFLDPSQSYAGHDLDLYIPVFTLLQFFFYAGWLKVAEQLINPFGEDDDDFETNWCIDRNLQVSLLAVDEMHMNLPKMTRDIYWNDTDLRPPYTLAAADYCIPSFLGSTVQLGLLREDWLLDEEKHRRQPSVIRRVKRFLSVHEHPESPIRSTFSRQGSDASNMFFPVEPSHIGSYHEMPSRRPHLLHVKRRESAPKADLSVIRESSRSDVSDRQPSTDSNNTPSSPLQVPQVVVTTAAETVLQSNSQQQSTTSHSNTYKEEKDDPSQRGEKQNEQQPTELLSIENDQEVSVEKQNTEKATKEKQKPSHRWSETVFPTQNSLLGAQPPRTSLQNISLSLTLPNEAAEQENSFAVNRPQGQSEELMNLLEHINAKETDIVEFHDEKKETM; encoded by the exons GTTTTTATGTCACTCTTGTTGTGAATCGATGGTGGAATCAGTTTGTAAATCTTCCTTGGCCTGACCGACTTATGTTACTCATCTCCAGCAATGTGCATGGAAGTGATGAGTATGGACGACTACTTCGCAGGACACTTATGCGTTACGTAAATCTTACATCATTGCTCATCTTTCGCTCTGTTAGTACTGCAGTTTACAAAAGATTCCCAACTATGGACCATGTTGTGGAAGCAG GATTCATGACATCagatgaaagaaaaatatttgatAACCTTCAATCTCCACATCTTAAATATTGGGTGCCAGTTGTTTGGTTTGGAAATTTAGCTTCAAAGGCCAGGACTGAAGGGAGAATTCGTGACAGTGTTGACCTACAAATAATGTTAAAT GAGATGAACCGGTATAGGTCCTGGTGTGGTCTCCTTTTTGGTTATGACTGGGTTGGTATTCCTCTGGTGTATACACAG GTAGTGACACTGGCTGTatatacattcttttttgctTGCATAATTGGTCGCCAGTTCTTAGACCCTTCACAATCGTATGCAGGACATGATCTGGATCTCTACATTCCCGTGTTTACTCTCCTCCAGTTCTTTTTCTATGCAGGATGGTTAAAG GTAGCTGAACAACTCATTAACCCATTTGGTGAAGATGATGATGACTTCGAGACTAACTGGTGCATAGATAGAAATTTACAG GTTTCCCTCTTGGCTGTAGATGAAATGCATATGAACTTACCAAAGATGACTAGAGACATCTACTGGAATGACACTGATCTACGACCACCATACACACTGGCAGCAGCTGACTACTGTATTCCTTCATTTTTGGGATCAACAGTTCAATTGGG ACTTCTACGGGAAGACTGGCTTCTTGATGAAGAAAAGCACAGGCGACAGCCTTCTGTTATAAGAAGAGTAAAAAGGTTTTTAAGTGTTCATGAACATCCCGAGTCTCCTATCAGATCTACATTTAGTCGACAAGGAAGCGATGCATCAAATATGTTTTTTCCTGTTGAACCCAGCCACATTGGTAGCTACCATGAAATGCCTTCTCGAAGACCCCACCTATTACATGTTAAAAGACGTGAATCGGCTCCTAAGGCAGATTTAAGTGTTATTCGGGAATCCAGCAGGTCAGATGTATCAGACAGGCAGCCTTCTACTGACAGTAACAATACACCTAGCTCACCTCTACAAGTGCCCCAAGTTGTGGTTACTACAGCTGCTGAAACCGTACTACAGAGTAACAGCCAGCAGCAGTCAACGACTTCTCACAGCAACACATATAAAGAGGAAAAGGACGATCCCAGTCAGCGTGGTGAGAAACAAAATGAACAGCAGCCTACTGAGCTTCTTTCTATAGAGAATGACCAAGAAGTAAGTGTAGAAAAGCAGAATACAGAAAAGGCGACAAAAGAAAAGCAGAAGCCTTCCCACAGGTGGAGTGAAACAGTGTTCCCAACACAAAATAGTCTTTTAGGTGCACAACCACCAAGGACATCATTACAAAATATCTCTCTGTCTTTGACATTACCAAATGAAGCTGCTGAACAAGAAAACAGCTTCGCTGTAAACAGACCGCAAGGTCAGTCTGAGGAACTGATGAATTTACTAGAACATATCAATGCCAAAGAAACTGATATAGTAGAATTTCACGATGAAAAGAAAGAAACTATGTAG